GAGTGGGAGGCCTGGCGCGCCGCGCCGACGCTGGAGCTGGGAGCCGGCCCTCACCCGGCGGCCTGAGAGCCGCCACCCTCTCCCAAGTCTGGGAGAGGGGATGAACGGCTGGAGCCCCGTAGTGCTCCCCTCCTCCCTTTGTGGAGAGGGGCCGGAGTCGAGGGGTGCCGGGAGGATTCCAAACGGTGCAGTTCGAAACGAAGAACATGAGGTTGAAGATATGACACGCTCGACGATTCGCGCCGCCTTCTCGCTGGCGCTGGTGCTGCTGGTGACCGCCTGCGGGAGCTTCGGCTTCCGCCAGCCCGAGGTGACGCTGGAGGGGGTACAGCTCGGCGGGCTGGGCATTCGCGGCGGAACGCTGCTGGTGAACGTGCGGGTGGACAACCCCAACCGCTTCGCGCTGAACGCGGAGCGGCTGCGGTACGACCTCGCCGTGCGCGACCCCGGCGCGGGGAGCGACACCGCCTGGATCGACTTCGCCTCCGGCACCTTCGACCAGGATTTCTCCGTCGGCGCCCGCGCCACCGAGACGGTGCAGATCCCGGTGGAGTTCACCTACTCCGGGCTGGGTGGCGCCGCGTCGTCCATCCTCCGCAACGGGACCTTCCACTACCGCGCCGTGGGCGAGGTGGACGTGGGCACCCCCGTCGGCACCCGCGCCGTCCCCTTCCGCAAGCGCGGGACGTTCACCATGGCGGGATCGCGGTAACGC
This genomic window from Longimicrobiaceae bacterium contains:
- a CDS encoding LEA type 2 family protein, which codes for MTRSTIRAAFSLALVLLVTACGSFGFRQPEVTLEGVQLGGLGIRGGTLLVNVRVDNPNRFALNAERLRYDLAVRDPGAGSDTAWIDFASGTFDQDFSVGARATETVQIPVEFTYSGLGGAASSILRNGTFHYRAVGEVDVGTPVGTRAVPFRKRGTFTMAGSR